In Thauera aromatica K172, one DNA window encodes the following:
- a CDS encoding AmpG family muropeptide MFS transporter, with amino-acid sequence MARPALLQINRTLPSPASPSPASPSRAPAWLAALLNRRMLVCIFTGFASGLPLYLLLNLVPAWLKTEGLSLKAIGAFALIQFPYTWKFLWAPLLDRYGILPWLGRRRSWMFVSQLGLLAAIAWLGQVSPVEQLTLVIGLTAAIALLSATQDIALDAFRREILPDDELGLGNAIHVNAYRIAGLVPGSLSLILADHLPWTQVFLVTAAFMLPGLAMTLLVKEPRAAAGTPRTLRDAVVEPFREFFGRHGVRSALLVLAFLFFYKLGDSLCTALATPFYLDMGYSKTEIGVIAKNAGLWPMVIGGILGGIWMLKLGINRALWIFGVVQFVTILGFVWMAWLGPGDSTPARLVVLATVIAGEAVGAGLGTTAFVAFMARATHPAYTATQLALFTSLMAVPRTFINATAGWLVEALGWTHFFWLCFLLAVPGMVLLLKVAPWNGDRAATPAATGA; translated from the coding sequence ATGGCCCGCCCCGCATTGCTACAGATCAATCGCACCTTGCCCTCCCCCGCATCGCCCTCTCCGGCATCGCCCTCCCGGGCCCCCGCCTGGCTTGCCGCCCTGCTCAACCGCCGGATGCTGGTGTGCATCTTCACCGGCTTCGCCTCCGGCCTGCCGCTCTACCTGCTGCTCAACCTGGTGCCGGCGTGGCTGAAGACCGAGGGCCTGTCGCTGAAGGCGATCGGCGCCTTCGCCCTGATCCAGTTTCCCTACACCTGGAAGTTCCTGTGGGCGCCGCTGCTCGACCGCTACGGCATCCTGCCCTGGCTCGGGCGGCGGCGCAGCTGGATGTTCGTCTCCCAGCTCGGCCTGCTCGCCGCGATCGCCTGGCTCGGCCAGGTGTCGCCGGTGGAGCAGCTGACGCTGGTGATCGGCCTCACCGCGGCGATCGCGCTGCTGTCGGCCACCCAGGACATCGCGCTCGACGCCTTCCGCCGCGAGATCCTGCCCGACGATGAGCTCGGCCTGGGCAACGCGATCCACGTCAACGCCTACCGCATCGCCGGGCTGGTGCCGGGCTCACTGTCGCTGATCCTCGCCGACCACCTGCCGTGGACGCAGGTGTTCCTGGTCACCGCCGCCTTCATGCTCCCCGGCCTGGCGATGACCCTGCTGGTGAAGGAGCCGCGCGCCGCCGCCGGCACCCCGCGCACCCTGCGCGACGCGGTGGTCGAACCCTTCCGCGAATTCTTCGGCCGCCACGGCGTGCGCTCGGCCTTGCTCGTGCTCGCCTTCCTGTTCTTCTACAAGCTCGGCGACTCGCTGTGCACCGCGCTCGCCACCCCCTTCTACCTCGACATGGGCTACAGCAAGACCGAAATCGGCGTCATCGCCAAGAACGCCGGGCTGTGGCCGATGGTGATCGGCGGCATCCTCGGCGGCATCTGGATGCTCAAGCTCGGCATCAACCGCGCGCTGTGGATCTTCGGCGTGGTCCAGTTCGTCACCATCCTCGGCTTCGTGTGGATGGCCTGGCTGGGCCCGGGCGACTCCACCCCGGCGCGGCTGGTGGTGCTCGCCACCGTGATCGCCGGCGAAGCGGTCGGCGCCGGGCTAGGGACCACCGCCTTCGTCGCCTTCATGGCGCGCGCCACCCACCCGGCGTACACCGCGACCCAGCTCGCGCTGTTTACCAGCCTGATGGCGGTGCCGCGCACCTTCATCAACGCCACCGCCGGCTGGCTGGTCGAAGCGCTGGGGTGGACCCACTTCTTCTGGCTGTGCTTCCTCCTCGCCGTGCCCGGCATGGTACTGCTGCTCAAAGTGGCGCCGTGGAACGGTGACCGCGCCGCCACCCCCGCCGCCACCGGAGCCTGA